The DNA region CAAGCAAGCTCTGACTCTCCAATTTATGTGATGGTCAAAAGATCTGACGGCCAACATTCAATATCATACTCCGCACTCATTGCTTCATTGGTATCTCCAATCCTCATCCTCACATAAAAGGCAAACCCTAAAAGAGCATTACGTACACACATTTTTAAACTCTTGTAATTTCTCATTCTTCATCTAGCCTCTTACTTAGGCATCAAAGTGTCATCACAATAACTTTTTATAAGAGTTGGAAACGATGGAGAGCAATGACACAATCTCCTATATGAAGCTCGAACCACCAAAAAGCTCGTTCCTTCTCGACTAAACCCTGTTGTAGTGATTTAACTCAAATCATCTTATCAAATAATGGATCAAATCAACACTCTTATAGATTAcgtattattttattttggtacaTGTATTATGTATAGTTTACAAAGTATAgtgaattaattatttgtatttatATATTTCGCTAATTGATTTACTCCTTTGATgatgttgtttattttgtttataaaaCATTTGTTATACTGGCGTCCTACCTAGTAGTCCAAAGGTGCTTTCTACTGTtctacaatttaaaaaaaaaaaaaaatttgctaTTTAAAGGAATAATATATCATTCAACGTATATGCTGCTGACACGTGGAATTCTGTCATACTAACAATTGTCAAAGGTTTTCTTAAGTCTTAACTAATACACACATATTTAATCTTGTCACAATCATTATTAACTTATTGGTCCTGGTATTTTATCAATGATTGCTATGGTGAAGGTGACATGCGTCATCTATTTCCACAAGGCATACAATAAGCACAAGGGGATAAATGTAGAGTTGCTTCTAGATCTAGAATTCCATATATAGCAAAAGTGTTTCTTGATAAGTTGCGTGCATGTCTCTATGTTTGTTACACATATAACATTGAAAAATAAGcaaaataacaaataatatcAATATTTTTCACAAAAATGATTCATGTACTATTAATTTTCTAAATACATCCTGACACTCGTAATTTGTAGCGGTTTTTTACTTAATTTTGCAACCGCCACAAATTTCAGATGTTAATGTGTTTTCTGAAAATTTATGGTTCATGTTTAATCAATGTTATTTTTTCATAGCTTTTATCAAAACACACATAGTTTTCAAAACATGTTTTGCATAAAATTCTATGAGAAAAAAAGGTTTTGTGTGCAGTGTGCACGCATCCAAAGCTAGTATATTGTACGCTGTAAACCATCATTTTTGTGCAACAATAGCATTGAAACACAACAAATACTGGACACACAAAGCTAGAACAAAAGAATTCCATGTACAATCTAAAGAAATGTTCATGGTTCAAGCTGCATGACATAAAACCTATGCATTATCAAGCAAATCTTTTCCCCTACTCTAACTAATTGTTAAGCTCCTTAAGTGGCAACCTTAGATAACAAAAGGTTTCAGGTTTATTAATTATTCCTGTGGAAGATTGCATTATCAAGTTCTCTTTTACAAGCAATCCATCATCCTTTATAGACTTCATTCCTTGACAATCATTCTCAACACATTGCCCTGTGCTTCTCAACACATCCACTAGTTGAGTGTTATTAGTAGTGCATTCCCACATTGTAGCATTTTCAAGCAAACTTCTATTCTCCATCTTAAGTTTTTGAATTAAAACATCTGAGCCTCTGAGCTTATTCTCCATTTGTTGAGTCAAATTCTTTACATTTAACTGTTTTGCATCCATTTCCACTTCAATTTCCAAGGCAAGCTGTTTCAATTGGCTCCAGTTTTCATCCTGCAATTTTAGTTTGTGCTCTATATCATGAATTTCATCCTCAAGTTCCCCTATCATCAACTTCTTCTCTTCCATTTCAAGTTCAGCAAGAATCTCAGCTGCTGTGATATAATCACAAGCTTCTTGAACCAGATTAATTTCAGATTGTTTCTCAGCTAGCTGTGAAGAAAACGAGGTCAAGGAGCTAGTGAAATTCTGTTCCAATGAAGTCACCTGCAGCATCAGTTCATCTATTCTCATATTTCTATTCTCTTCCTCAAGCTCATTGGTTCTTTCCATATTGCCTTTTGCAGTCACAGCACTTTCCAATTCCCTTAATTTCAGCTCTTGCTCTAGTAGGAAAACATGTTTCTGCAGATCATCTATTCTATTATGTTCCTCTTCCAACTTATAAGCCAAACtatctttctcttgcttgagaCTTTCACTATAATCTACTTGTGCAAGTAGTGAATTTTCCAGTGCTTTACGCATTACAAGATTTTCTTCAAGATCATTCTTCAAACGTTCGACAAATGACTTCCATATTTGCAATTCAAATTCAATTTCACTTTTTTCACATACCAACCTACTGTTTTCATATTCCAACTTTTTAAACTTCTCATCACAATCTGCTCTAAGCTTATCCTTTGCAGCACTTAGATGTGTGATGATGGACTCTTCGCTAATCAAATTCCCGTTGAGATCTTCGTGTATTGGCTTTGCGTAATTGATTTCATCTGCCTTTTCAAGTAGCCCTTGTTCCAGCTCCTCAACTTTGAGAATAGCTTCCTGTatttgactgacctgtgcatcatGGGATTTGTTCAAGTCCTGAAGTGAATCTGTCTTGCCTCTTAGTTCTACCTTGAGTTTTTCAGTTTCAGCTTTAGCTTCATTCAGCTCTTCATAAATCCTATTCATCACTTTCTATTTCATATATGAAATTCTAAAGCCTGTTTTCCATAAATGCATCGAAAAAAGAGACAAGGAGAGTTAAGTTACATGATCCCAtaacaaaaccaagaaaaacaCAGTACTGGAGACAAAATGTATGATTGACTTTGTATCTCTACCATTTAGAACCACATATATCTGTCAACAAAAGCTACTATTCAGGTTATCTTTGGATATTTGTTGATACTAATACAAACAGAGTTAGAACTCACTTAGAGACGAAAATGTATAGATTGTGATTTGTGATGAAAGGCAATTCACGTTGCACTCCAAACACACACCTATAGCTTCTATTTTACGCGATTGTGGATGTTATGTGGTTTTATTATTACTTTCCAAACAACTAAAATTGGAAGAAGATTGGACTTTGAAAAGATTGCAATGAGAATAGAAGTTGGCATTTCAGTCATTTATTTCTAGATCTCTGTAGTGCCAAGTGTTGGAGGTTATGGAACATAGTTTGAACTGAATTTGAGGAACGTTTGCTCAGATTTCTTCATTTGAGAATACTTCATAGTAAACCAATATATGATCAATAATGAGAGTTAAGGATATTCATATAGTTTATCAAGTCATCAAGAGACACCCCATGAGATGGTGCTGCTATGAGTGCTATCCATAgccatgaaaattgaaaatcttATATTAGAGTCTCTAAAGTGTAGATGTTGCATACACGAATTGCTTTGTTGGCTTGAGCATAGAAGAAAGAACACAATCCCAAATTTTATCAGATAGAATAACAATACCATACATGCTACAATCTGTCATATGAAGTAAATGGAATATCAAATCTAATCCCATGTTACGTTACGTTCAGAGTTTCCTATGTCTATTTTTTGTGTTCATCACATAGATAACATGATGTCCATTTGATTGGAACAGAACACGAGAGGTTTGGTTTCTCGTTTCAATTGATAAAACATTGAACCACATATTGAACCACATATTGAACGTTAAGCAACATTAATGCCTACAATACAATTCAATAATGGGATGACCTAAAATGTTTCAACCAAACAAGTAgtataaaaggagaaaaagaagTGAAACCCAGAAACTGACCTGAGTTTGGAGGAGCAAAGTGTTGGTGAAGGAAAATTGAAGGAGAGaaatgtggtggtggtggtggtggtggttactGTGTTGTATTACGTTTCATGTCCAATAATAGATAGTAGACTCTAACCGCTTTCTTAATCACGATATAAGAGAAGTTAGTTTAAGGTAATTATTATCCGgtcttttttttggtcaaagtaaTCCGGTCTTAGAAATGAAAATCTAGTACTAGATTGCGCTTCCAACCCAAAACTCGTGTTTTTTGGCCCAAATTCTTTGTAGGACTGAACCAACCCATTACTTTAATGGGGTCACTAATTGTGTTCGGGCAAAATTATTAGGCATTAATACACCTCTGGCctcatctatctatcatcaCCATCCCCTTTTATAAAAAGACAATAATACCTTCTTCACCTTTTAACCAACCCCCACATTCCATCTGCTCACCATCCCCTCTAGATGTGGGAGTGGGAATACTTCTTATAGGGGCATATAGCTTAACTTACATCAACTTTGGTCAAACCAACCAGACAAAATTACTATATAAATAAGGCCTAAACTTTCTTAAAAGTTTATTAAGATTAATATCATTCAAAAACTT from Lotus japonicus ecotype B-129 chromosome 2, LjGifu_v1.2 includes:
- the LOC130735749 gene encoding uncharacterized protein At4g38062-like — its product is MNRIYEELNEAKAETEKLKVELRGKTDSLQDLNKSHDAQVSQIQEAILKVEELEQGLLEKADEINYAKPIHEDLNGNLISEESIITHLSAAKDKLRADCDEKFKKLEYENSRLVCEKSEIEFELQIWKSFVERLKNDLEENLVMRKALENSLLAQVDYSESLKQEKDSLAYKLEEEHNRIDDLQKHVFLLEQELKLRELESAVTAKGNMERTNELEEENRNMRIDELMLQVTSLEQNFTSSLTSFSSQLAEKQSEINLVQEACDYITAAEILAELEMEEKKLMIGELEDEIHDIEHKLKLQDENWSQLKQLALEIEVEMDAKQLNVKNLTQQMENKLRGSDVLIQKLKMENRSLLENATMWECTTNNTQLVDVLRSTGQCVENDCQGMKSIKDDGLLVKENLIMQSSTGIINKPETFCYLRLPLKELNN